The Polyangium aurulentum genomic interval GCGCGGCGCTCGGAGCCGAGCGCGACGACGCCCATGGCCGCGGCGATCGCGGGCGTGATGCGCAGGTGGCGATCGGCCTCGGCGCGCCAGAGGGGCAGGGCTTCCTCGACGGTGCGGGGCGCGACGCGGACGGTGCGAGCGAGCGACGCGCCGGCGCGGATGGGTGGTACGGGGTGCGATTTTTGGTGCTCAAACGGTGCGTCGAGCTCTGGATCGTCGAGCTCGCCGTCGACGAAGGGCGCGATCTCGAGCAGGCGCGAGGGCGCGATCTCGAAGGGAGCCCCGCAGTTCTGGCAGGTGAAGGCGTCGGGCTCTTCGTCGAGGAGGCCTGCGTGGGTGAGCAAGGCGCGCAGGGTGTGGGCGTCGCGGACAGGGAGGGCGCGGATGTCGAGCGGTGTGCCTTCGTCGGTGGATGCGACGCCCTGGGCTTCGAGGATCGCGAGGGCCGCCATGCAGCCGCCGGGGACGGCGGACGGGGGCGCAGAGGCCTTGGCCTTGCGTGCGGCGGGCTCGGAGAGGCGCACGATCCGGCCAGAAGGCAGGTGGACGCGCGCGGGCAAGGTGCGGGGCACGCAGGAGGCGATGGCGGTTCGCGGGGCGATCGTCAACCGAGGATCGGGCATTCGGGCATCTCACGCGCGCAGACGGACCGATGGCCTGGCACTCCGGCTTTTGCGATCCAAGGTAAGCGGACCCGCAGCCCCACCTGTCCATGCCATACCAAGACGAACAGCAACGCATCCTCGACGCCCACGCTGGAATCGTTGCGGAAGGACTGCTCGCGCCCGTCTCCGATGCCCGCAGCGAGGCGCGTCTGTGGCTCGATTGCGAGCTCGCTTCGTTCGTCGAGAATCGTTTTTTCGAGGTGCTCGACCCGCGCAGGTTCGACGCTGCCACGCGCGCCCACTGGAAGCCTCGCGCGCTCTGCGACGGGGAGTATCTCGCGGACCCGCATCGGCTCGACAAGTATCAGCGCGCCTACTGGATCATCGAAAACGGAGAGCGCGCGGGCACCATTGCGCTCGACCTCGGGCTCATGGGAACCGGGTTCGTCACGGTGGCGAGCCTTTATCTTTTTCCCACGCACCGCGGCCGCGGCATTGCCTCGCGCGTGCTCCGCCGCGCCCGGGACGCCGTTTGCGCGCACGGCTCGCGGGGCCTGCGCGTCCCGACGTGGTGGAGCTGGCAGCATCCGGTCAGGTTCTATCTGAAGCTCGGGATGTGGGTCTCGAACTGGAAGCACTCGCTCGTCTTTCGTTACGTCAAAGAGCTCCCCGAGCACCGCATCGACGCGGACGAGCGCGAGGCGCGCTTCAGCATTCTTCGCGACGGCGTCGCCGAGCCGCTGATCCTCGCAGCCCGCGACGGCGAGCGCCTGCAATGGACCGAGCTGCCCGCATTCCAGGAGCACCGCCGCGGGCGCACGGGCTTCGTCCACGAGGCCACCGCGACCTTCGCCCTCGGCCTCGCCGTCCGCGGATTTCCGCTCATTCGCTCCGACGCGGCCTGGGACAATCGGCACTATCACGCCGATGGCGGAGAGGTCGAGGGCCTGGCGTACAAGATCGAGATCTTCGAGGCCATCGATCGCCGCTATGGCTTCGAGCTGAGAACCCCGCGCATCCCGGGGATCCAGTATCGAGATTACGACGATATCGATTGAGGGGGCGATCGAGGCGTCCGACCGGCGCAGGTGAGCCGATGCGCCGGTGATGGGGGCGTCTGGCTGGACCAGAGGGCCCGATGCACAGCGCACGGAGGCGTCTGGCTGGACCAGAGGGCTCGATGCACAGCGCACGGAGGCGTCTGGCTGGACCAGAGGGCTCGATGCACAGCGCACGGAGGCGTCTGGCTGGACCAGAGGGCTCGATGCACAGCGCACGGAGGCGTCTGGCTGGACCAGAGGGCTCGATGCACAGCGCACGGAGGCGTCTGGCTGGACCAGAGGGCGCGAGGCACAGGTCATCGAGGAGTCTGACTGGAGCAGGTGGGCCGATGCGGCGTGGATGTGGAAGCGGAACATGAACCTGGCCAGGCGAGGCGCTGGTCGCGCCATGATCGCGTGAGCCAGGGCTGGGGTGGCGCAAGGGACGCG includes:
- a CDS encoding GNAT family N-acetyltransferase, with translation MPYQDEQQRILDAHAGIVAEGLLAPVSDARSEARLWLDCELASFVENRFFEVLDPRRFDAATRAHWKPRALCDGEYLADPHRLDKYQRAYWIIENGERAGTIALDLGLMGTGFVTVASLYLFPTHRGRGIASRVLRRARDAVCAHGSRGLRVPTWWSWQHPVRFYLKLGMWVSNWKHSLVFRYVKELPEHRIDADEREARFSILRDGVAEPLILAARDGERLQWTELPAFQEHRRGRTGFVHEATATFALGLAVRGFPLIRSDAAWDNRHYHADGGEVEGLAYKIEIFEAIDRRYGFELRTPRIPGIQYRDYDDID